A section of the Patescibacteria group bacterium genome encodes:
- the raiA gene encoding ribosome-associated translation inhibitor RaiA, producing MIKIQLTGRKFEIEPEIKKYVERKLGGLDKYLPRGHINQGMSVEILKDPSGKEDNRYKVIAVLKVQGPDLVAETATINPHSAIDIVEQKLKIQIRKYKEKQKPRRIGIKELFDKIRSH from the coding sequence ATGATAAAGATCCAGCTAACAGGGCGTAAATTTGAGATTGAACCAGAAATCAAGAAGTATGTCGAGCGAAAGCTCGGAGGATTAGATAAATATTTGCCTCGCGGCCATATCAACCAGGGCATGAGCGTAGAAATATTAAAGGACCCATCAGGCAAGGAAGATAATCGCTATAAGGTCATCGCCGTTCTAAAAGTGCAGGGGCCAGATCTAGTGGCCGAGACTGCCACCATAAACCCACATTCGGCCATTGATATCGTGGAACAAAAGTTAAAAATCCAAATACGGAAGTATAAGGAAAAGCAAAAACCTCGTCGCATCGGCATTAAAGAGCTGTTTGATAAA
- the serS gene encoding serine--tRNA ligase — protein MLDIRFIRKDPEAVKQNAINKGYEIDIASILDLDENRRDLILKTETLRERRNDLSKSKDQTSDTISEAKAIRTELAGLESELAVIEEKLNLKLRVVPNMALKEVPIGKSENDNVVLKTVGTKPEFDFKPKSDEELGELHGFIDKQRAAKVAGARFAYLKGKIVRLQFSLIEMVMDILTDEIVIKEIIKTQGLNIKPTPFVPVLPPYLIKTEPYMASGRLDSEEVTYKLENDELWLNASAEHSLCTMYMNEKISHKDLPIRMLGYSTSFRREAGSYGKDSEGLFRMHQFDKLEMEIFSTADTGQEEHKLLVALQEYLLQQLELPYQVIQKCSADIGRPNAQGVDIDTWVPTQNKYRETHTADYMTDYQARSLNTKVKLESGESEFVHTNDATAFAMGRILKAILENFQQADGRIKLPKALAKYFGANEL, from the coding sequence ATTCTTAAAACCGAAACTCTGCGCGAGCGGCGCAACGACTTGTCTAAATCTAAAGACCAAACTTCAGATACAATCTCTGAAGCCAAGGCTATTCGAACAGAATTGGCTGGGTTAGAGAGCGAATTGGCCGTCATCGAGGAAAAATTGAACTTAAAGCTCAGAGTAGTACCAAATATGGCGCTCAAAGAAGTCCCTATCGGAAAATCAGAAAACGATAATGTCGTCCTAAAGACAGTCGGGACTAAGCCTGAATTTGATTTCAAGCCTAAAAGCGATGAAGAGCTTGGCGAATTACACGGCTTTATTGACAAGCAGAGGGCTGCAAAAGTGGCTGGGGCCAGATTCGCCTATCTAAAAGGTAAAATTGTTCGGTTGCAGTTTTCCCTCATCGAAATGGTGATGGATATACTAACCGACGAAATAGTCATTAAAGAAATAATCAAAACGCAGGGCCTTAATATAAAGCCCACTCCATTTGTACCAGTGCTGCCACCATACTTAATAAAAACCGAGCCATATATGGCATCCGGAAGGCTCGATAGCGAAGAAGTCACCTATAAGCTAGAAAACGACGAACTTTGGCTAAATGCAAGTGCTGAGCATAGCTTGTGTACTATGTATATGAATGAAAAAATCTCTCATAAGGATCTGCCCATAAGAATGCTTGGCTATTCCACTAGCTTCCGGCGCGAAGCCGGCAGCTATGGTAAAGACAGTGAAGGGCTATTTAGGATGCATCAATTCGATAAGCTCGAAATGGAAATATTTTCAACAGCTGACACCGGCCAAGAAGAACATAAGCTTCTGGTAGCGCTTCAAGAGTATTTATTGCAGCAATTGGAATTGCCTTATCAGGTAATACAAAAATGTTCAGCCGATATTGGTAGGCCAAATGCCCAAGGGGTTGATATCGATACCTGGGTCCCTACCCAAAACAAATATCGCGAAACTCACACTGCTGACTACATGACAGACTACCAGGCAAGGAGCTTGAATACCAAAGTGAAGCTCGAAAGCGGCGAGTCCGAGTTCGTTCACACCAACGATGCCACGGCCTTTGCAATGGGCCGGATATTAAAAGCTATCCTGGAGAACTTCCAACAGGCTGATGGTAGAATCAAATTACCAAAAGCCTTGGCGAAGTATTTTGGAGCCAATGAACTTTAA